A single Phragmites australis chromosome 4, lpPhrAust1.1, whole genome shotgun sequence DNA region contains:
- the LOC133915946 gene encoding heavy metal-associated isoprenylated plant protein 32-like isoform X2 encodes MSTIVMRVDLDCDKCYKKIRKVLCKLQDKVSIRTISYDERSKTVTVSGPFDADEVAERLTSDAGKVITDIHVVGGNQKPGAKPPKPGKVNGHGHGQGQGHSGGGGHGGGKPEKKHVKFDDMDDDFNDEPADRHAHHGHGKPKIVTATPAAARLEAPGTGPSMSMSAAAPVRMPAMAPQQQATVVPSIWPVAPEWGYSAPQYGGWGVGGPPAGGYYGGPAVHGHGGYGPYVYGRNPYGPQYYDEEPGAGCSVM; translated from the exons ATGTCTACGATTGTGATGAGAGTCGATCTTGACTGTGACAAATGCTACAAGAAGATCAGGAAGGTCCTCTGCAAGCTCCAAG ACAAAGTAAGCATCAGGACCATCTCCTACGACGAGAGGAGCAAGACGGTGACGGTATCAGGGCCCTTCGACGCCGATGAGGTCGCAGAGAGGCTCACTTCCGACGCCGGCAAGGTCATCACCGACATCCACGTCGTCGGAGGGAACCAGAAGCCCGGCGCCAAGCCGCCCAAGCCCGGGAAGGTCAAtggccacggccacggccagGGCCAGGGTcacagtggcggcggcgggcatGGCGGCGGCAAGCCGGAGAAGAAGCACGTCAAGTTCGACGACATGGACGACGACTTCAACGACGAGCCGGCCGACCGGCACGCGCACCACGGACACGGCAAGCCAAAAATCGTTACCGCCACTCCCGCCGCAGCACGGCTCGAGGCCCCCGGCACCGGCCCGTCAATGTCGATGTCGGCCGCGGCGCCCGTGAGGATGCCGGCGATGGCGCCGCAGCAGCAGGCGACAGTCGTGCCATCCATCTGGCCGGTCGCCCCCGAGTGGGGCTACAGCGCGCCGCAGTACGGCGGGTGGGGTGTCGGCGGCCCACCTGCCGGAGGGTACTACGGCGGGCCAGCGGTGCATGGTCACGGCGGGTACGGACCGTACGTCTATGGCAGGAACCCGTACGGGCCGCAGTACTACGACGAGGAGCCCGGCGCCGGGTGCAGCGTCATGTGA
- the LOC133915946 gene encoding heavy metal-associated isoprenylated plant protein 32-like isoform X1 gives MLITTPLLLWENKIKISYKILQMSTIVMRVDLDCDKCYKKIRKVLCKLQDKVSIRTISYDERSKTVTVSGPFDADEVAERLTSDAGKVITDIHVVGGNQKPGAKPPKPGKVNGHGHGQGQGHSGGGGHGGGKPEKKHVKFDDMDDDFNDEPADRHAHHGHGKPKIVTATPAAARLEAPGTGPSMSMSAAAPVRMPAMAPQQQATVVPSIWPVAPEWGYSAPQYGGWGVGGPPAGGYYGGPAVHGHGGYGPYVYGRNPYGPQYYDEEPGAGCSVM, from the exons ATGTTAATCACCACTCCTCTGCTTCTCTGggaaaacaaaatcaaaatatCCTACAAGATACTTCAA ATGTCTACGATTGTGATGAGAGTCGATCTTGACTGTGACAAATGCTACAAGAAGATCAGGAAGGTCCTCTGCAAGCTCCAAG ACAAAGTAAGCATCAGGACCATCTCCTACGACGAGAGGAGCAAGACGGTGACGGTATCAGGGCCCTTCGACGCCGATGAGGTCGCAGAGAGGCTCACTTCCGACGCCGGCAAGGTCATCACCGACATCCACGTCGTCGGAGGGAACCAGAAGCCCGGCGCCAAGCCGCCCAAGCCCGGGAAGGTCAAtggccacggccacggccagGGCCAGGGTcacagtggcggcggcgggcatGGCGGCGGCAAGCCGGAGAAGAAGCACGTCAAGTTCGACGACATGGACGACGACTTCAACGACGAGCCGGCCGACCGGCACGCGCACCACGGACACGGCAAGCCAAAAATCGTTACCGCCACTCCCGCCGCAGCACGGCTCGAGGCCCCCGGCACCGGCCCGTCAATGTCGATGTCGGCCGCGGCGCCCGTGAGGATGCCGGCGATGGCGCCGCAGCAGCAGGCGACAGTCGTGCCATCCATCTGGCCGGTCGCCCCCGAGTGGGGCTACAGCGCGCCGCAGTACGGCGGGTGGGGTGTCGGCGGCCCACCTGCCGGAGGGTACTACGGCGGGCCAGCGGTGCATGGTCACGGCGGGTACGGACCGTACGTCTATGGCAGGAACCCGTACGGGCCGCAGTACTACGACGAGGAGCCCGGCGCCGGGTGCAGCGTCATGTGA